In Methanobrevibacter oralis, one DNA window encodes the following:
- the cas2 gene encoding CRISPR-associated endonuclease Cas2: MLTIVSYDISDNTTRLHFIKRLQYFGLKRLQKSVFIGYMLPKDRLDLASEFEEYLSSPKDSIVLFPLCGNCKSSILLDGEVEIPESDLKYRFL; this comes from the coding sequence ATGTTAACTATTGTAAGTTATGATATATCTGATAATACAACTAGATTACATTTCATTAAACGATTACAATATTTTGGATTAAAACGACTTCAAAAATCAGTTTTTATAGGTTATATGCTCCCAAAAGATCGATTAGATTTAGCTAGTGAATTTGAAGAATATTTATCATCTCCGAAAGATAGTATTGTGCTATTTCCATTATGTGGAAATTGTAAAAGTTCTATTTTACTTGATGGGGAAGTTGAAATTCCTGAAAGTGATTTAAAATACAGATTTCTATGA
- a CDS encoding CRISPR-associated endonuclease Cas6 has translation MKYDIATLTLKTDHKIRSGANKLRGYIGNEFKEYSLLHNHYSNDKHLLTYPLVQYKVIDGDAIILGVDDGADLIKDISSQINELDLNGRYKIIEKTLQEKEVDIKPSSEEKHYKFITPWLGLNQVNYQKYSNLTEWKDKKELLNKILVGNLLSMSKGLGIIVNKRLYAKTHFDIKQVKYKSVVMNAFVGEFKVHYNIPDYFGLGKGVSHGFGCVKQIENDE, from the coding sequence ATGAAATACGATATTGCAACATTAACTTTAAAAACAGATCATAAAATTAGGTCAGGTGCAAATAAACTAAGAGGATACATTGGAAATGAATTTAAAGAGTATTCTCTTTTACATAATCATTATTCTAATGATAAACATTTATTAACTTATCCTTTAGTTCAGTATAAAGTTATTGATGGAGATGCAATAATTTTGGGTGTTGATGATGGTGCTGATTTAATTAAAGATATTTCATCTCAAATTAATGAATTGGATTTAAATGGGAGATATAAAATTATAGAAAAAACTCTTCAAGAAAAAGAAGTGGATATTAAGCCTTCTTCAGAAGAAAAACATTATAAATTTATAACTCCATGGTTAGGTTTAAATCAGGTAAATTACCAAAAATATTCTAATTTAACTGAATGGAAGGATAAAAAAGAATTATTAAATAAAATACTTGTTGGAAATTTACTTTCAATGTCAAAAGGGTTGGGAATAATTGTTAATAAGAGACTATATGCAAAAACTCACTTTGACATAAAACAAGTTAAATACAAATCTGTGGTAATGAATGCATTTGTTGGTGAATTTAAAGTTCATTATAATATTCCGGATTATTTTGGGCTTGGAAAAGGAGTTAGTCATGGATTTGGTTGTGTAAAACAAATTGAAAATGATGAGTAA